The nucleotide sequence AGAATGCGCTATTACAGGCTACCCAGATTCAATTAGGGGACAAGTTGTTAAATCTACAATTGTTCTTGCAAAAGGATATGAACCTTCTGAAGAACTTAAAAAAGAAATACAAAATCATGTAAAAAAGGTTACTGCTCCTTATAAATACCCAAGAATTGTTGAGTTTGTAGATGAATTACCAAAAACTATTAGTGGTAAAATTAAAAGAAAAGAAATTAGAATAGATGATGAAAAATAGTTTTTTAGAAATAGCTTTTATTTTATAAGCTTATTTTTATTTATTATTTATATTATTATCTTATTAAATATTATTTATTACTAAATTTATTATATGAAGGGATAAAATTGACAAAATCTAAAGAAAGACCACAACCTTTTCCAGTTATTCATAAAAATCAGTGTAAAGGATGTAATAGATGTGTTATCACTTGTAAAAATAATGCTCTTGAAATAAGTGAAGATCTTAATGATAGTGGTTATAATTATGCAGAGTTTAAAGGTGAGGGATGTAATGGTTGTGGAGACTGTTATTATACTTGTCCAGAACCTTTAGCTATTGAAATCCACATCCCAAAACGTAAAAGGAAAAAATCAAATATTGAAAACAATGATAAGGAGGGAAATTAAATGGTTAATCAAATGATTAAAGAAAATAAGGATGCTCCAACTCATGCCGAATTTTCAGTGAGTACAGGTACTCAAATGATCAAAGGGAATACTGCAGTTATTATTGGGGCTATGTATGCAGGTTGTGATTGTTTCTTTGGTTATCCTATTACTCCAGCTAGTGAAATTCTCCATGAAGCTTCAAAATATTTCCCAAAAGTTGGGAGAAAATTTGTACAAGCTGAAAGTGAGGAAGCGGCTATAAATATGGTTTATGGTGGTGCTTCAGCAGGGCATAGGGTAATGACAGCTTCTTCCGGACCAGGTATTAGTTTAAAACAGGAGGGAATTACATTTTTAGCGGGAACAGAACTTCCATCTGTTATTGTTGATATTATGAGAGCAGGTCCAGGTCTTGGAAACATAGGTCCTGAACAAGGGGATTATAATCAGATTGTTAAAGGTGGAGGTCATGGTAATTATAAAAGTATAGTTCTTGCTCCAAATAGTGTTCAAGAAATGTGTGATCTCACAATGAAAGCTTTTACACTAGCTGATAAATATAGAACGCCTGTTGTTGTTTTAGCTGATGCTGTTCTTGGACAAATGGCTGAACCTCTTCGTTTTCCTGAGGTTGCTATTGATCATAAACCTGATGACTCATGGGCAGTTCGAGGAAATAAAGAAACTATGAAAAATCTTGTCACTTCAATTTTTCTTGATTTTGATCAACTTGAAGATTTTAATGAAGAACTTCAAGTTAAATATAATGAAATTGAGGAAAAAGAAGTAGATTTTGAAGAATATATGATTTCAGGAAATGATATTGAAGATGCTGAAATTATCCTTGTAGCTTATGGAATTAGTAGTAGATTAGCTAGGTCTGCAGTTGATATTGCAAGGGAAGAAATGGGGATTAAAATAGGATTACTTAGACCAATATCTCTTTTCCCATTTCCAAGTAAAAGAATTGCAAAATATGCTAAGAAAGGTTGCGAATTTATTTCTGTTGAAATGAGTAATGGTCAAATGAGGGAAGATATTAAGTTAGCTGCTAACTGTGCAATTTCTGATTGTAAAGATATTCATCTGGTTAATAGAATGGGTGGTAACTTAATTGAGGTTAAAGATATTCTTGAAAAAATATATGATTTAGCTGAATGTGAGCAATGTAAAATAGACTTAGCTAAAGATTATCCTCATAGGGATAAAGATGATGATCAGCATGATGAACCATATATTGATTCTAATTATAAAGATGGTATGATTGATGAAGATGATGTTAAATATCAAATTATTGATTAAATAAATTTTTTGGAGGTGAAAAAATGGGATCTGAAAATAATAAGGATATAAAAACAATTAAAAAATCAAATAATCATGAAGGAGAATTTGAAACAAAAATCATTAAAAAACCTGATTCATTATATGATGAGTTTTCACGTAAGGGTGGAAGTTTTCCTAGTGTAACTCATTATTGTGCCGGTTGTGGCCATGGAATTCTACATAAATTAATTGGTGAAGCAATGGATGAGCTTGAAATTCAAGATAGGGCTGTTATGATTTCTCCAGTTGGTTGTGCTGTATTTGGGTATTATTACTTCGATTGTGGTAATGTTCAAACTGCTCATGGAAGAGCTCCTGCAGTTGGAACTGGAATTTCTCGAGCTGAAGAAGATGCTATTGTAATGTCTTATCAAGGTGACGGTGATCTGGCTTCTATTGGTTTAAATGAAACTATTCAAGCTGCTAATCGTGGAGAAAAATTATCAGTATTTTTTATAAATAATACTGTTTATGGTATGACTGGTGGACAAATGGCTCCAACTACCCTTATTGGTGAAGTAACTATTACTTCTCAAACTGGAAGGGATCCAAATTATACTGGTTATCCTATGCATATGTGTGAACTTCTTGATAATCTTGATGCTCCAGTTTTTATTGAAAGAGTTTCTCTTGCTGATGCAAAATCTATTAGAAAAGCAAAAATA is from Methanobrevibacter sp. TMH8 and encodes:
- a CDS encoding 3-methyl-2-oxobutanoate dehydrogenase subunit VorB, translating into MIKGNTAVIIGAMYAGCDCFFGYPITPASEILHEASKYFPKVGRKFVQAESEEAAINMVYGGASAGHRVMTASSGPGISLKQEGITFLAGTELPSVIVDIMRAGPGLGNIGPEQGDYNQIVKGGGHGNYKSIVLAPNSVQEMCDLTMKAFTLADKYRTPVVVLADAVLGQMAEPLRFPEVAIDHKPDDSWAVRGNKETMKNLVTSIFLDFDQLEDFNEELQVKYNEIEEKEVDFEEYMISGNDIEDAEIILVAYGISSRLARSAVDIAREEMGIKIGLLRPISLFPFPSKRIAKYAKKGCEFISVEMSNGQMREDIKLAANCAISDCKDIHLVNRMGGNLIEVKDILEKIYDLAECEQCKIDLAKDYPHRDKDDDQHDEPYIDSNYKDGMIDEDDVKYQIID
- a CDS encoding 4Fe-4S dicluster domain-containing protein, which codes for MTKSKERPQPFPVIHKNQCKGCNRCVITCKNNALEISEDLNDSGYNYAEFKGEGCNGCGDCYYTCPEPLAIEIHIPKRKRKKSNIENNDKEGN